A stretch of DNA from Desulfobacteraceae bacterium:
ACCGCCAGGAAAGGAAATGGTCGGCATGAAACCCGAGGAAATCGAAGCCCTGAGCTTTAGCATCATCGGCCGCGAAGCCGGGGCCCATGGCTTTCCCGCCGATCAGTGGCGCATCGTTCAGCGCATGATCCACACCTCGGCCGATTTCGACTACCTGCAGTCGGTTCGCTTTCACCCCCGGGCGATAGAGGCCGGGATTGCCGCCATCCGGTCGGGCTGCACCATCGTCACCGACACTCACATGGCCCGGGCGGGAATCCGCAAAACGGATCTGGAGCGTTTCGGGGCTTCGGCCACCTGCTATATCGGCGATCCCGACGTGCGGCAGCAGGCGGCGCAGAGCGGTTCCACCCGCGCCCAGGCGGCGGTGAACGCCGCCGTGGGCGATATGGCCGGTGGCATTTTCGTGGTCGGCAATGCGCCCACCGCCCTGCTGCGCCTTCTGGAACTGGTTCGGGCCGGCACGGCGCGCCCCGCGCTGGTGATCGGCCTGCCGGTGGGGTTCGTCAACGCCGCCGAGTCCAAGGCCGCCCTGGTGCAGACCGACATCCCCTTCATATCCAATGTCGGCCGCAAAGGCGGGTCCAACGTGGCGGCCAGCGTGGTCAACGCCCTGGCCAAACTGGCGCTGGAGGGGGACGCGGACGCCTGATGGGCCGCAAGCGACGCTTGAAAACCGGATTTACCACCGGAACGGCGGCCACCGCGGCGGCACAGGCAGCCCTGGGCTTTCTTCTGGAGCATAAGGCGCCCGCCAGCGTTTCGGTCTTGCTGCCGACCGGCGACCGCCTGCAGGTTCCCGTCGCCACCTGCCGGCGACTGTCGGCCACTGCCGCTGAAGGGCGGGTGATCAAGGATGCTGGCGACGACCCCGACATCACCCACGGTGCCGAGATCGGCGCCCGGGTGCGGCTGCTCCCGGCAGGCGAAAAAGAGCGGGTGCGCATCAGCGGCGGCGAAGGGGTCGGCACCGTCACCAAGCCGGGGCTGGAAGTTCCCCTGGGAGAGGCGGCCATCAACCCGGTGCCGCGCCGCATGATCACCCGGGCGCTGACCGACCTGCTGGAAACCGCGGGCCAGACGGGCGGGGCTGCGGTGGAAATTTTCGTCCCCCAGGGGGCGGCCCTGGCCCGCAGGACCCTCAACGCACGCCTGGGAATTATCGGCGGCGTTTCGATTCTCGGCACCACCGGGCTGGTCAAACCGCTTTCCCACGACGCCTACACCGCCACCATCGATGCCTGCCTGGCGGTGGCCCGGGCCGCGGGTCTGGAGGAGGCGGTCCTGACCACCGGGCGCCGCTCCGAGCGCTTTGCCCAGGCCCTGCTGCCCGCCTTGCCCGCCGAAGCCTTTGTCCAGATCGGCGATTTTTTTCAAAAATCTTTGGGTATGACTGTTGCCCGCGGTTTCCGGCGGGCGACCCTGGCGGTTTTTTTCGGCAAGGCGCTCAAGATGGCCCAGGGTGCTCCCCACACCCACGCCTCCCGCGCCGATCTGAATCTCCGGGCGCTGGCCGGTTGGACGGCCGAAGCCTGCGGGCGCCTTGATCTGGCTTCCGCGGTGGCCGCCGCCAACACCGCACGGCACGCCCTGGAGATTCTCGGAGATTCCTGCCCGCCGGTGGTGGCGGCAGTGGGGCGCCGGATCATCGCCGCCGCCCACGACTTCGCCTCAGGGGCCGTGGAGATTCGCAGCGTGATCTTCGATTACGACGGGAAGGTGATCTTCGCCGGCCCGCCTGCCCGGGACGAGCGGCCGCAGCCCGCGGAGGGCGAAGGATGATACCCGTGACGATCATCGGGATGGGCATGTCCCCGGAAGATCTCACCGCCCGCCAGCGCGATCTGATCGCCGCGGCGGATGTCCTTGTCGGCGGCCGCCGCCACCTGGCCCACTTTGCGGACCTGGCGGCCGAGAAAATCGAAATCGGAAAGGGGCTCTCAGCCCTGCTGCCCGCCATCCAAAGCGCCGCGCAGGAACGCCGGGTGGTGGTGCTGGCCTCAGGCGACCCTCTGTTTTTCGGCATCGGCGCTTATCTGGTGCGCGCCCTGGGTCCCGAAAACGTCCGGATCTACCCCAACGTCTCATCGGTTGCGGCCGCCTTTGCCCGCCTCCGGCACCCCTGGCAGGAGGTCCGGGTGGTCAGCCTGCACGGCCGCGACGGCGGGGCAGAATTGCTGGCCGCCGCCCAGGCGGCCGACTGGATTGCCGTTTTCACCGACCCCACCCACACCCCGGCCCGGGTGGCGCGCCTGTTGCTGCAACACCAGGTGGCGGGCTTCGAGGTCTGCGTCCTGGAGCAGATGGGATCCGCGGCCGAGCGCATCTCCTGGCTGGCGCCGGAAATTGCGGCCCAAAGTGTTTTCGCCGAACCCAACCTGGTGGTGCTGAAGCGGCGCCCGCAAAGCGCCG
This window harbors:
- the cbiE gene encoding precorrin-6y C5,15-methyltransferase (decarboxylating) subunit CbiE; this translates as MTIIGMGMSPEDLTARQRDLIAAADVLVGGRRHLAHFADLAAEKIEIGKGLSALLPAIQSAAQERRVVVLASGDPLFFGIGAYLVRALGPENVRIYPNVSSVAAAFARLRHPWQEVRVVSLHGRDGGAELLAAAQAADWIAVFTDPTHTPARVARLLLQHQVAGFEVCVLEQMGSAAERISWLAPEIAAQSVFAEPNLVVLKRRPQSAASPPQALFLGMPDDQFAHQQGLITKAEVRVLALARLQLRPGDTLWDLGAGSGSLAVEAAVLIRRGLIFAVEQDPQRIQQIRRNAARFGVSNLTAVQAVLPEGLAPLPDPDRIFIGGGGRNLAAIIGQAASRLKPGGRMVINAVLLDNIQTALDAMQQLGWEADLVQVQISRSKKMPWSRRMAAHNPVWIISGAKP
- the cbiD gene encoding cobalt-precorrin-5B (C(1))-methyltransferase CbiD; the encoded protein is MGRKRRLKTGFTTGTAATAAAQAALGFLLEHKAPASVSVLLPTGDRLQVPVATCRRLSATAAEGRVIKDAGDDPDITHGAEIGARVRLLPAGEKERVRISGGEGVGTVTKPGLEVPLGEAAINPVPRRMITRALTDLLETAGQTGGAAVEIFVPQGAALARRTLNARLGIIGGVSILGTTGLVKPLSHDAYTATIDACLAVARAAGLEEAVLTTGRRSERFAQALLPALPAEAFVQIGDFFQKSLGMTVARGFRRATLAVFFGKALKMAQGAPHTHASRADLNLRALAGWTAEACGRLDLASAVAAANTARHALEILGDSCPPVVAAVGRRIIAAAHDFASGAVEIRSVIFDYDGKVIFAGPPARDERPQPAEGEG
- a CDS encoding precorrin-8X methylmutase translates to MKPEEIEALSFSIIGREAGAHGFPADQWRIVQRMIHTSADFDYLQSVRFHPRAIEAGIAAIRSGCTIVTDTHMARAGIRKTDLERFGASATCYIGDPDVRQQAAQSGSTRAQAAVNAAVGDMAGGIFVVGNAPTALLRLLELVRAGTARPALVIGLPVGFVNAAESKAALVQTDIPFISNVGRKGGSNVAASVVNALAKLALEGDADA